The Haloarcula sp. CBA1127 genomic interval CAGTTGAGGACGCGCTTGATCTGGTGACTGAACTCGACCTAGACGGCGTCGTCGCGACCAACACGACGACGAAACGGCCCGCCAGTCTGCGCTCGCCGAACGCGGTCGAGACGGGCGGCCTCTCAGGGAAACCAATCGAGAACGAGGCGACCGAGATGGTGCGGTTCGTCGCCGAGCGTGTCGACGTGCCCGTCGTCGGCGTCGGTGGCGTCTCGACAGCGGAGGGCGCATACCGGAAGATCCGTGCCGGGGCCTCACTCGTCCAGTTGTACACCGGTCTGGTCTATCGCGGTCCGTCAATCGCCCGCGAAATCAATTCGGGACTGCGTGACTTGCTCGCACAAGACGGCTTCGACTCGGTCGAGGACGCCGTTGGTGCAGACTTGTAGCTTGCGAGTCTTGAAGTACAGTTGCAGCGAACCGGCGACATGGCCGACACCCGCCGTACGCTGCACATTGCGTCCTGGGATGACCGCTTTCTCGCGTGGCTCATCGACATCCTACTCATCGGTGCCCTCCTCTCCGCACTTGGCGAGGCGGCTGGTGTGTTCTCTCTCCTGACCGGCGGCCTCTCGGGTACCACTCCGTTTCACCGGCCTGAACGGACTCGGCCTGTTCGTGTACTGGACGGCCCTCGAAGGCCGACAGGGCCAGTCGGTCGGGAAGATGGTAATGAACATTGCCGTCACGGATGAACGCGGCGACGACATCGACTACGGCACGGCAGCCATCGAGAGCTTCGGGAAGGCGTTCCTGCTTCCCATAGACATCCTTGTCGGCTGGCTGGCCTACGAAGAAGGGAGCAGGCTGTTCAACAAACTCTCCTCGACCATCGTCATCGAGACTGACGAAGAAGACAGGGAACCAAGCGACGTGGAGTACGTGTATCCGAGCGACAGGTAGAGTAGAGCGGGCAGAGCAGAGAGAGCCGAGCGCCCGCTGCGATTTGCGGCCGTACTTATTCCAGTGCGTCCAGTCGGAGTTCGAATGCGGCGACCGGCAGTTCCAGGTCGTGCTCGACAAGCACCTTCGGATGGATCTCGCCGATGACGCCGACCGATTCGCCGTCAAGAACGACCTCGGCGGCGCGGCCGCCGATGAACGCCGGATGTGTGGTCGGAGGCGTCGAGAGGTCTTTGTCGAAGGCGTCGGCGAGCGCCTGCAGACGAGCCTTCGCGTCCTCGTAGGAGGCGTCCGTGCGCGCGAGCGCGGCGGCGACAGTGCGATGCTCAGCGACACCGGTGTTCTCGGCGTCGTCAAGACCGGCGGCCAGCCCGATTTCGGCGAGGTCCTGCGGGTAGCTCCGGTGAGTGTTGTTCTCCAGTACCATCATGATGGACGGGAGTGCCCACGTCCGGAGGATGGTGTAGTCATCGCTGTAGGGCTCCTGAATGGTGACCGGATCAGCCAGGCCGACAGTGTCGGCGTCGCTTCCGTCTTCGGCCTCCGGAGTCGAGAGATTCATCCGCTCAAAGTTCTCGACCTCGTTTATCATGTGGAAGTTCAGCAGGTCCTCGAAGCCCAGGCCGACGAGCGCGTCACGGGCAGCGTCCTCAAGCCGGGACCGTTCATGCCGACCGCCGACCGTCGACACGTCAGGGTAGGTCGGTTCGAGGCTGTTGAACCCAAGCGCCCGGCCGATGTCGTCGATGATGTCGAGCGGGTGAATGACGTCGACGCGGTAGGGCGGAACCTCGACGTCGTATGCCACACCGTCGTCAGCTTCCGTCTTGGTCGCATCGAGGCCGGCCCGCTCGGCGTAGTCGATGACCTCGCGGCTGTCCAGCGAGACGCCGAGGATGGACTCGATGCGGTCGTGCGTGACCGTCTTCGTCCGGACCGAGAAGTCCGGCCGTTCCAGCGTCTTGCCGGCGTACTCCCCGGGCGCGTCTTCGGCGTAGGACACATCAACCTTCTCGACCTGCCCGCCGCGGGCGGCGAGCGCGTAGCAGACGATGTTGCACATATGGTCGATGGTCCACTGGTCGGTCCCGGTCATCTCGATGAACAGGTCCCGGGAGTCGACGCTAACCTCGGTCCGGCGGCCGTTGATGACCGGCGGGAACGAGAACAGGCCGATGGCGTCGTAGATGGCCGGTACGCGGTCGAAGTCGGCCACAAGGTCACCGTAGGTCTGGCCGGTCTCGTGGGACGCCATGACCTCGCTTGGAGTCATCTCCGCGTCGGCGTCCAGCGGAACGAACGTGGCCTCGTCGGGGTCCGCGCTGGTGTAGGTGATAGACTTGCCCGTCTCGTCCGTGACCGAGTCGCCTTTCAGCATGGTGAGGTCGTGAACGCCGATCGCACCTTTCGCCCGCTTGCGACCCATCGTCGCGTGGAGCTTCTCCTGTAGTTGGATAAGCGATTCCAGTGCGGCCTCGTCCATGTCGAGGCCGCGGACGATAGCGCCGGTGACGTACGGGCGCTCGTCGGGCTGGTCCTCGACCTCAATGCTCCAGTCGGCGCTGTTCGTGTTGGGGATATCCACCCCGCGGTCGTCGCCGTAGTGGTACCGCAGCGACCGCGCGACCCCCTCAACGGAGAGGCGGTCCAGTCGGTCCGGCGCGAACTCCAGTTGGAACTCGTCGTCCTCGGTCCAGCCCTCGAACTCGAGGCCGAGGTTG includes:
- the pheT gene encoding phenylalanine--tRNA ligase subunit beta, encoding MPVVDVDPDELRYLTGHDEKDDDELKSDLFNLGLEFEGWTEDDEFQLEFAPDRLDRLSVEGVARSLRYHYGDDRGVDIPNTNSADWSIEVEDQPDERPYVTGAIVRGLDMDEAALESLIQLQEKLHATMGRKRAKGAIGVHDLTMLKGDSVTDETGKSITYTSADPDEATFVPLDADAEMTPSEVMASHETGQTYGDLVADFDRVPAIYDAIGLFSFPPVINGRRTEVSVDSRDLFIEMTGTDQWTIDHMCNIVCYALAARGGQVEKVDVSYAEDAPGEYAGKTLERPDFSVRTKTVTHDRIESILGVSLDSREVIDYAERAGLDATKTEADDGVAYDVEVPPYRVDVIHPLDIIDDIGRALGFNSLEPTYPDVSTVGGRHERSRLEDAARDALVGLGFEDLLNFHMINEVENFERMNLSTPEAEDGSDADTVGLADPVTIQEPYSDDYTILRTWALPSIMMVLENNTHRSYPQDLAEIGLAAGLDDAENTGVAEHRTVAAALARTDASYEDAKARLQALADAFDKDLSTPPTTHPAFIGGRAAEVVLDGESVGVIGEIHPKVLVEHDLELPVAAFELRLDALE